In Chitinophaga nivalis, a single genomic region encodes these proteins:
- the ygiD gene encoding 4,5-DOPA dioxygenase extradiol, giving the protein MQLSDLRNITGDYAQTGSMPAMFIGHGNPMNGISDNAFTRALGQMGASLPHLPNAILVISAHWLTKGTHVLVASHPPTIHDFGGFPEALYAVQYPAPGAPELARETKQLITSTQVQEDDRWGLDHGAWTILKHMYPQANIPVFQLSIDYHQPPEYHYKLAAELKVLRNKGVLIIGSGNIVHNLRQISFSDNAAPYDWALSFDATVKQKLEQKAFTDLVNYHTLGRDAQLSIPTNDHYLPMLYTLGLVNKAEEIQFTYEEIQNGSISMRCFQTAS; this is encoded by the coding sequence ATGCAACTCAGCGATCTCAGAAACATTACCGGCGACTACGCCCAAACCGGCTCCATGCCCGCTATGTTCATCGGACATGGCAATCCCATGAACGGTATCAGCGACAACGCCTTTACCCGTGCCCTCGGTCAGATGGGCGCTTCACTCCCCCACTTACCCAACGCCATACTGGTCATTTCCGCGCATTGGCTCACCAAAGGCACCCATGTGCTGGTAGCTAGCCATCCGCCTACCATACACGATTTCGGCGGATTTCCGGAAGCCCTCTATGCGGTACAATATCCAGCACCCGGTGCCCCGGAACTAGCCCGGGAAACCAAACAGCTGATCACCTCCACCCAGGTACAGGAAGATGACCGCTGGGGACTGGACCACGGCGCCTGGACGATCTTAAAACATATGTATCCACAGGCGAATATTCCGGTATTCCAGCTGAGTATTGATTATCATCAGCCACCGGAATATCACTACAAACTGGCCGCAGAACTCAAAGTGCTGCGTAATAAAGGCGTATTGATCATCGGCAGCGGCAACATCGTACACAACCTCCGACAGATCAGCTTTTCAGACAATGCCGCTCCTTACGACTGGGCGTTGTCCTTTGATGCTACCGTCAAACAAAAACTGGAACAAAAAGCCTTCACAGACCTGGTCAATTATCATACCCTGGGCAGAGACGCACAATTGTCGATCCCTACCAATGACCATTATCTGCCCATGTTATATACATTGGGGCTGGTGAATAAAGCAGAAGAAATTCAGTTCACCTATGAAGAAATACAGAATGGCAGTATCAGCATGCGCTGTTTTCAAACCGCGTCCTGA
- the msrA gene encoding peptide-methionine (S)-S-oxide reductase MsrA has product MIKYSIFILLITLGLVACAQHKKGKVPDDMEVNNNTKTATATFGGGCFWCTEAQFQYLDGVLKVESGYAGGSIPNPTYEQVCEGNTGHAEVIQVTYDPAKITYADLLQAFWTSHDPTQLNRQGNDVGTQYRSVIFYHDEAQHKEAEFYKKKLQESGAYDKPVVTEISPLPTFYKAENYHQNYYNQNGSQPYCTFVIQPKLEKFKKVFKERLKKQ; this is encoded by the coding sequence ATGATAAAATATTCAATATTCATCTTACTGATTACACTGGGTTTAGTCGCCTGTGCCCAACATAAAAAAGGTAAAGTCCCCGATGATATGGAGGTAAATAATAACACAAAAACAGCAACAGCCACTTTCGGAGGCGGATGCTTCTGGTGTACGGAAGCGCAGTTCCAGTATCTGGATGGCGTACTCAAAGTAGAATCCGGCTATGCCGGCGGATCTATCCCCAATCCTACCTACGAACAGGTATGTGAAGGCAATACCGGCCATGCGGAAGTGATACAGGTAACGTATGACCCGGCGAAAATTACCTATGCAGACCTCCTGCAGGCTTTCTGGACAAGCCACGACCCTACACAACTCAACCGCCAGGGCAACGATGTAGGTACGCAATACCGCTCTGTCATCTTCTACCACGACGAAGCACAACACAAAGAAGCTGAATTCTATAAAAAGAAACTGCAGGAGTCCGGCGCCTACGACAAACCTGTTGTTACGGAAATATCTCCACTCCCGACCTTCTACAAGGCAGAGAACTATCATCAGAACTACTATAACCAGAATGGCTCACAGCCATACTGCACCTTCGTGATCCAGCCCAAACTGGAAAAATTCAAGAAAGTATTCAAGGAACGCCTGAAAAAACAATAA
- a CDS encoding DUF3320 domain-containing protein, with amino-acid sequence MIASILTRLESSRKELLDLGLRNPLLHYRLPASKGLHIVSEQSAAIYELLVRENKSMTFLGKPDQKAGAEEIVYSETAAKEAVNDTRLQTAENETVLHTRLLNTYYAARMSMEEQGVNILYISLGMLHWYEADNSEEVRLAPLIMVPVLLDRSSARERFRLRYSLEEVGGNISLQAKMKSDFNIHIPDLPEADDFEVNAYFAAVSEAISRMPGWKVSPDTVELGFFSFGKFMLYNDLDVSKWQQEGAVLEHPVIQSLFGGGFTDPQPAIPDDAFIDRDTTAHDLFQVVDADSSQIQAMLAVQEGRHLVIQGPPGTGKSQTITNIIADAIGRGKKVLFVAEKMAALEVVKRRLDNIQLGEACLELHSHKANKKELHQELRRVLELGRPAIRKLQEEVGQLVAYKQELNEYCLSVNEEVQRSGLTAQQVTGYLLRLNETIAGITLPAIHLPQIDTWDAAAINKALDMAQRIQACLRDTGLPASLTFKDSRLTVLLPHEQESLAKLLKETAAALTALEQTAAGIAAKTGIAQPQDSIAIVNLAAACDLTARQPDLKGLMVTHTAWLNNRQDIAEWLTAGSRATAVQQQYQDILIPEAWEQQVMEIRQDLLAHGNKWYKFLIGAYKRSNKQLAALCKGPLPTENDIKLQYVDSIMEFRRQDAILKEHAGLMKELFGSRYQRSQTDWAALEAATAYLTDMHQRIAAGTCPASLPAYLAKGEDPGVAAADRDTLLRLLPVWQQCVAQLMQKLEMDTRAYPVSFAAQTPLLEKWQQQLPEIHHAISWNNMQETAIREGMECLITPAREWPEAHRLLRTALQKTWYEYLVETAVKSRPSLRRFDRAAHEELVQQFRRVDVLHLQYNRVRAALQHWEQMPRMDAGGQVNILRTEFNKKARHMPVRKLMQEAGLAIQAIKPVFMMSPLSIANFLPPGALEFDLVIFDEASQVRPVDALGAILRGKQLVVVGDTKQLPPTSFFDSLTKETDDEDNVTADMQSILGLCDAQGAPQRMLRWHYRSRHESLITLSNHEFYENKLVIFPSPGSKERRGLKFNYLQDTAYDRGKTRTNPKEAEAVADAVMEHARKTPGLSLGVVAFSTSQRQAISDALELRRRKHPELESFFNSHADEPFFVKNLENVQGDEREVIFISIGYGRTEEGYVAMSFGPLNNEGGERRLNVLITRAKSSCEVFTNITADDIDMNRAKSEGIRALKNFLYFAQHGKLYMTAETGLPADSPFEENVAAKLEAKGYIVRKQVGSKGFYIDLAVVDATHPGRYLLGIECDGAAYHSARSARDRDRLRQQVLEAVGWKIHRIWSTDWFRYPERELQRLIDAIEKAGADTRIEDEVEAAALHDAPPVLTREAVVPVSQDTPVYETAVLPEEIRDQEFHLSPIGQLCNWIEQVVTVESPVHFDEVARRMVEAAGITRVGPRIREVLRHAVRHSDASKRIRIKGQFLWDINLPEPVVRNRSQLPANARKITYISVEEMGVALGKVVKDAVAIQREDAVPFIAKMFGYSRVTEDIREEILKAIDINVSNKIVQQEGELLKV; translated from the coding sequence ATGATCGCATCCATATTAACCAGGCTCGAATCTTCCCGTAAGGAATTGCTTGATCTGGGCCTCAGAAATCCCTTATTGCATTACCGGCTGCCCGCCAGCAAAGGATTACATATTGTATCGGAACAATCTGCCGCCATATATGAATTGCTGGTGCGGGAGAATAAGTCGATGACCTTTTTAGGAAAGCCTGATCAAAAAGCAGGAGCAGAGGAAATCGTGTATAGTGAAACGGCCGCTAAAGAAGCTGTGAATGATACCCGGCTGCAAACCGCAGAAAATGAAACCGTCCTGCATACCCGCTTGCTGAATACCTATTACGCTGCCCGTATGAGTATGGAAGAACAGGGGGTAAACATCCTGTATATTTCGCTGGGTATGTTGCATTGGTATGAAGCTGACAATAGTGAGGAAGTCCGGCTCGCGCCCCTGATTATGGTGCCGGTGTTGCTGGACAGGTCCAGTGCCCGGGAACGTTTCCGGCTCCGTTATTCACTGGAGGAAGTAGGAGGCAATATTTCCCTCCAGGCAAAAATGAAATCGGACTTCAATATCCATATTCCCGATTTACCGGAAGCAGATGACTTTGAAGTGAACGCCTATTTTGCCGCGGTATCGGAAGCGATCAGCCGGATGCCTGGCTGGAAGGTGTCGCCGGATACTGTGGAACTGGGATTTTTCTCTTTCGGAAAATTTATGCTTTATAATGACCTGGATGTATCCAAGTGGCAGCAGGAAGGCGCTGTACTGGAGCATCCGGTGATACAAAGTCTTTTTGGCGGCGGATTTACCGATCCGCAACCCGCCATCCCGGACGATGCTTTTATTGACCGGGATACCACTGCACACGACCTGTTTCAGGTAGTAGATGCAGACAGCTCCCAGATACAAGCCATGCTGGCCGTACAGGAAGGCCGTCACCTGGTGATACAGGGCCCTCCCGGTACCGGTAAGTCGCAGACCATTACCAACATCATTGCAGATGCCATCGGCAGAGGAAAAAAAGTATTGTTTGTGGCAGAAAAGATGGCGGCCCTGGAAGTAGTAAAACGTAGGCTCGATAATATCCAGCTGGGAGAAGCCTGTCTGGAATTACATAGTCATAAAGCCAATAAAAAAGAACTGCACCAGGAGCTGCGGCGCGTACTCGAGCTGGGACGCCCCGCTATCCGGAAACTGCAGGAAGAAGTAGGACAACTCGTCGCCTATAAGCAGGAACTGAATGAATACTGCTTGTCTGTGAATGAGGAAGTACAGCGCAGTGGATTGACGGCGCAGCAGGTAACAGGCTACCTGTTACGCCTGAATGAAACCATCGCCGGCATAACATTACCTGCTATTCACCTGCCGCAAATCGATACCTGGGATGCTGCTGCCATTAATAAAGCGCTGGATATGGCACAACGTATACAAGCCTGTTTGCGTGACACGGGACTGCCCGCCAGCCTGACTTTCAAAGACAGCCGCCTGACCGTATTATTGCCACATGAACAGGAGTCGCTGGCAAAACTGCTGAAAGAAACAGCAGCCGCCCTGACAGCATTGGAACAAACTGCCGCAGGGATTGCCGCTAAAACCGGTATTGCACAACCACAGGATAGTATCGCTATTGTGAACCTGGCAGCAGCCTGTGATCTGACCGCCCGGCAACCAGATCTGAAAGGGCTGATGGTAACACATACCGCCTGGCTGAATAACCGGCAGGATATTGCCGAATGGCTGACAGCAGGTAGCCGCGCTACCGCTGTACAACAGCAATACCAGGATATCCTGATTCCCGAAGCCTGGGAACAGCAGGTGATGGAAATCCGTCAGGACCTGCTGGCACACGGCAATAAATGGTATAAATTCCTGATAGGCGCCTATAAACGCAGCAATAAACAACTGGCTGCGTTGTGTAAAGGACCATTACCTACCGAAAACGATATTAAGCTACAATATGTCGACAGTATCATGGAATTCCGCCGGCAGGATGCCATCCTGAAAGAACACGCGGGATTGATGAAAGAACTGTTCGGCAGCCGCTACCAGCGGTCACAGACCGATTGGGCGGCACTGGAAGCAGCTACGGCCTATCTAACGGATATGCACCAACGTATTGCGGCGGGCACCTGCCCGGCATCGCTGCCGGCTTATCTGGCTAAAGGTGAAGATCCTGGTGTAGCTGCTGCCGACCGGGATACGTTGTTGCGGCTTTTGCCTGTATGGCAGCAATGTGTGGCGCAGCTGATGCAGAAGCTGGAAATGGATACCAGGGCTTATCCGGTATCTTTTGCCGCACAGACGCCATTGCTGGAGAAATGGCAACAACAGCTGCCGGAAATTCACCATGCTATTTCCTGGAATAATATGCAGGAAACAGCCATCCGGGAAGGAATGGAGTGTTTGATTACACCGGCCCGTGAATGGCCGGAAGCACATCGCCTGTTGAGAACTGCCCTGCAGAAAACCTGGTACGAGTACCTGGTGGAAACAGCCGTGAAATCGCGGCCATCGCTGCGTCGTTTCGACCGTGCGGCCCACGAAGAGCTGGTACAACAGTTTCGCCGGGTAGATGTACTGCACCTGCAATACAACCGGGTACGGGCGGCATTGCAGCACTGGGAGCAGATGCCCCGTATGGATGCCGGCGGCCAGGTGAACATTCTCCGGACAGAATTCAATAAAAAAGCCCGGCACATGCCGGTACGTAAGCTGATGCAGGAAGCCGGACTGGCCATTCAGGCTATTAAGCCGGTATTTATGATGAGTCCTTTGTCGATCGCCAATTTCCTGCCACCAGGAGCCCTGGAGTTTGACCTGGTGATATTTGATGAGGCCAGTCAGGTACGTCCGGTGGACGCGCTGGGAGCTATTCTGCGCGGAAAGCAACTGGTTGTGGTGGGCGATACCAAACAATTGCCGCCTACAAGCTTCTTTGATTCTCTGACAAAAGAAACCGATGATGAGGATAATGTAACGGCAGATATGCAAAGCATACTGGGGTTATGTGATGCCCAGGGAGCGCCGCAACGCATGCTGCGCTGGCACTACCGCAGCCGGCACGAATCGTTGATCACCTTGTCCAATCATGAATTCTATGAAAATAAACTCGTGATATTCCCCAGCCCCGGTTCTAAAGAACGAAGAGGGCTGAAATTCAATTACCTGCAGGATACCGCCTATGACCGCGGAAAAACCCGTACCAATCCGAAGGAAGCGGAGGCAGTGGCAGATGCCGTGATGGAGCATGCCCGTAAAACACCGGGGTTAAGTCTGGGCGTAGTGGCCTTCAGTACTTCCCAGCGACAGGCCATCAGCGATGCCCTGGAGTTACGCCGCCGTAAACATCCGGAGCTGGAATCGTTCTTTAATAGTCATGCAGATGAGCCGTTTTTTGTAAAAAATCTGGAGAATGTGCAGGGAGATGAACGGGAGGTAATTTTTATTTCTATCGGTTACGGACGTACGGAGGAAGGATATGTGGCCATGTCATTCGGGCCGTTGAATAATGAAGGTGGGGAAAGACGCCTGAATGTACTCATTACCCGGGCGAAATCCAGCTGTGAAGTATTTACCAATATCACTGCCGATGATATTGATATGAACCGTGCGAAAAGTGAAGGGATACGGGCGCTGAAAAATTTCCTGTATTTCGCGCAGCATGGTAAACTCTATATGACCGCCGAAACCGGCTTGCCGGCCGACAGCCCGTTTGAAGAAAATGTGGCCGCGAAGCTGGAAGCGAAAGGATATATCGTCCGGAAACAGGTAGGTTCCAAAGGCTTTTACATTGATCTTGCGGTAGTAGACGCCACACATCCCGGCCGTTACCTGCTGGGGATTGAGTGTGATGGCGCCGCCTATCATTCTGCCCGTTCTGCCCGCGACCGTGACCGGTTACGGCAGCAGGTGCTGGAAGCAGTAGGCTGGAAAATACACCGCATCTGGAGTACAGATTGGTTCCGTTATCCGGAGCGGGAACTGCAACGGTTGATCGATGCCATTGAAAAGGCAGGTGCTGATACCCGGATAGAAGATGAAGTGGAAGCTGCCGCGTTGCACGATGCCCCACCGGTGCTTACCCGGGAGGCGGTGGTGCCGGTGAGTCAGGATACACCCGTGTATGAAACAGCGGTGCTGCCGGAAGAAATCCGGGACCAGGAATTTCATCTGTCTCCGATAGGACAGTTGTGCAACTGGATCGAACAGGTAGTGACGGTAGAGAGCCCGGTACATTTCGATGAAGTGGCGCGGCGGATGGTGGAAGCAGCGGGTATTACCCGGGTGGGCCCCCGTATCCGGGAAGTGTTGCGCCATGCTGTGCGACATTCTGATGCCAGTAAACGTATCCGGATTAAAGGACAGTTTTTGTGGGACATCAATTTACCGGAGCCGGTAGTACGGAACCGGAGCCAGTTACCGGCCAACGCCCGTAAAATCACTTATATCTCTGTGGAGGAAATGGGCGTAGCGTTAGGAAAAGTAGTGAAAGATGCGGTAGCCATCCAGCGGGAAGATGCGGTGCCTTTCATTGCGAAGATGTTTGGCTATAGCCGGGTCACTGAGGATATCCGCGAAGAAATCCTGAAAGCCATTGATATCAATGTAAGTAATAAAATAGTACAACAGGAAGGGGAGCTGCTTAAAGTATAG
- a CDS encoding endonuclease MutS2 gives MKYFPESALMQLEFDKVQALLQEHCKTDLGKEMAANLRLHTHIDYVKTALQQAHEYKQLTLLQENFPNDYILNLKKELRLLAIEGAVLTGEQAMLLRKLAESMHSIVRFFDHDRRTQYGGLFEVIKDTHYEKKITATIDEVLDELGQVRDNASPELAKIRMSLFRKRNELRRVFDRILQKLQKLNYLADQEEAFLNGRRVVAIYAENKRMVKGLILGESDTRKTAFLEPEETIELNNDVQALEREEGREVYRILKAMTASLSSYGHLLNGYHDILGTYDFIRGKAKLALDMDAHYPTLLPQAQLHLIQAYHPLLLLYNRKNKKPTIPVNINLDKDAHILVISGPNAGGKTVTLKTIGLIQLMLQSGLLVPVHPSSQLGIFKQLMIHIGDTQSLEFELSTYSSHLKNMKYFMENANGKTLFFIDELGSGSDPNLGGAFAEVIMEELAKKHAFGIVTTHYLNLKVMANKVKGIINGAMGFDEQTLLPMYKLMVGKPGSSYTFSIAERIGLNPALIARAKKLVDEGHFQLDKLLNKAEQDLQKVESKEKELQKLLKENERLKREYEILSDKEKKSQQITFMKLQNQIKETDLQYLKDMERKLKQIVGEWKRSDDKEKVMKQAEILLFRRREKQINEKIDRKVQEKFEEISGQCQVGDQVKIVTNRQVGKVIEIRDKRAIVQIGNIPINVKLSDLVLVQEKPKEAETEGRP, from the coding sequence TTGAAATATTTTCCTGAGTCTGCGTTAATGCAGTTGGAATTCGATAAAGTTCAGGCATTGCTGCAAGAGCATTGTAAAACGGACCTCGGCAAAGAAATGGCCGCTAACCTTCGTTTGCATACACATATAGATTATGTTAAAACAGCGCTGCAACAAGCCCATGAATATAAACAGCTGACGCTGTTACAAGAGAATTTCCCGAATGATTATATCCTGAACCTGAAAAAAGAGTTACGGTTGCTGGCGATTGAAGGCGCCGTACTAACAGGAGAACAGGCCATGCTACTGCGTAAACTGGCAGAAAGCATGCATAGCATCGTCCGGTTTTTTGATCATGACCGCCGTACCCAATATGGTGGCCTGTTTGAAGTGATCAAAGACACCCACTACGAGAAAAAAATCACGGCCACCATCGATGAAGTACTCGATGAATTGGGGCAGGTACGCGACAATGCCTCTCCGGAACTGGCTAAGATCAGAATGTCGCTGTTCCGGAAACGCAATGAGCTGCGCCGGGTATTTGACCGTATCCTGCAGAAATTACAAAAGCTCAACTATCTCGCTGATCAGGAAGAAGCCTTCCTGAACGGCCGCCGGGTGGTAGCCATCTATGCGGAAAACAAACGGATGGTGAAAGGCTTGATACTCGGAGAGTCAGACACCCGCAAGACGGCTTTCCTCGAGCCGGAAGAAACAATCGAACTCAATAATGATGTGCAGGCGCTGGAAAGAGAAGAAGGCCGCGAGGTATACCGCATTCTGAAAGCAATGACGGCTTCCCTCAGCAGTTACGGACACTTGCTCAATGGTTATCATGATATCCTGGGTACCTACGATTTTATCCGGGGAAAGGCCAAACTGGCCCTGGATATGGATGCACATTATCCCACATTGTTACCGCAGGCGCAGTTACACCTGATACAGGCTTACCATCCTTTGTTATTATTATATAACAGAAAGAATAAAAAGCCTACCATCCCGGTAAATATTAATCTGGATAAAGACGCACATATACTGGTGATCAGCGGACCTAACGCCGGTGGTAAAACGGTAACCCTGAAAACCATTGGTCTCATTCAGCTGATGTTACAATCCGGTTTGCTGGTACCCGTGCATCCATCTTCCCAACTGGGTATCTTCAAACAACTGATGATTCATATCGGGGATACCCAATCGCTGGAGTTTGAACTGAGTACCTATAGTTCTCATCTGAAAAACATGAAGTATTTCATGGAGAACGCCAACGGGAAAACGTTGTTCTTCATTGATGAACTGGGTAGTGGTTCCGATCCCAATCTGGGTGGTGCTTTTGCGGAAGTGATCATGGAGGAACTGGCCAAGAAGCATGCATTTGGTATTGTTACCACGCACTATCTTAACCTGAAAGTGATGGCCAATAAAGTAAAAGGAATCATCAACGGCGCGATGGGCTTTGATGAACAAACCCTTTTACCGATGTATAAACTGATGGTGGGTAAGCCGGGAAGTTCCTATACTTTTTCTATTGCGGAAAGGATCGGATTAAATCCTGCGCTGATTGCACGGGCCAAGAAACTCGTGGATGAAGGCCATTTCCAGCTGGATAAGTTGCTGAATAAAGCAGAACAGGATCTGCAGAAAGTAGAATCAAAAGAAAAAGAACTGCAGAAACTACTGAAAGAAAATGAACGGCTGAAAAGAGAGTATGAGATCCTGTCGGATAAAGAGAAGAAGAGTCAGCAGATCACTTTCATGAAGTTGCAGAACCAGATCAAGGAAACAGACCTGCAATACCTGAAAGATATGGAGCGCAAGCTGAAGCAGATTGTAGGAGAGTGGAAGCGATCTGACGATAAAGAAAAGGTGATGAAGCAGGCGGAGATATTATTGTTCCGTCGTCGTGAAAAGCAGATCAATGAGAAGATCGATCGTAAGGTACAAGAGAAGTTCGAGGAGATCAGCGGACAATGTCAGGTAGGTGATCAGGTAAAAATTGTTACCAACCGGCAGGTCGGCAAGGTGATCGAGATCCGCGACAAACGGGCGATTGTGCAGATCGGAAATATTCCGATTAATGTGAAGCTCAGCGATCTGGTACTGGTGCAGGAGAAACCAAAAGAAGCAGAAACAGAAGGTCGGCCGTAG
- a CDS encoding efflux RND transporter periplasmic adaptor subunit codes for MKPLKPIIANLPAGLLYSFIVLTVMSGCGTSQAKEEAPQAAQLPVLKVSTIPATTYREYSATLEGRTNVEIRAQVEGILEKIYVDEGAYVKAGEPLFRINDRVYKELQSNANGSLQAAKANLEKAQLEVDRLTPLVSNNVVSEVQLKTAQAAYQAAKAAVSQAQAQLGNASINVGYTIITAPVSGYIGRIPYKAGALVGRAEPQPLTLLSDVSQVYAYFSMSEPDFLKFKNETAGNSIAEKVKQLPAVELKLADNSIYTEKGKIETMEGQFDKTMGAVSFRASFPNAAGLLRSGNTGKIRIPEQFSQAVVIPAEATYEMQDKVMVFLVSDSNKVVGTPITIAGKSGNYYFVDKGVKAGQSIVYAGLDRLHDGTVVAPQHVSLDSLLKVRPL; via the coding sequence ATGAAACCATTGAAACCAATTATTGCAAATTTGCCGGCAGGCTTACTTTATAGTTTTATTGTTCTTACCGTAATGTCTGGTTGCGGTACTTCTCAGGCCAAAGAAGAGGCGCCACAGGCAGCTCAGCTGCCGGTACTGAAAGTAAGTACCATTCCTGCCACTACTTACCGGGAATACAGCGCTACGCTGGAAGGTCGTACCAACGTGGAAATCCGCGCACAGGTAGAAGGTATCCTGGAAAAAATTTATGTAGATGAAGGCGCTTATGTGAAAGCCGGCGAACCTTTATTCCGCATCAATGACCGGGTATATAAAGAGCTGCAAAGCAATGCCAATGGATCTTTACAGGCTGCTAAAGCGAATCTCGAAAAAGCACAGCTGGAAGTAGACCGCCTGACACCACTGGTAAGCAACAACGTAGTTTCTGAAGTACAGTTAAAAACTGCCCAGGCAGCTTATCAGGCCGCCAAAGCAGCCGTATCCCAGGCACAGGCACAGTTGGGTAATGCCAGTATTAATGTAGGCTACACGATTATCACTGCTCCGGTAAGTGGTTATATCGGCAGAATTCCTTACAAAGCAGGTGCTTTGGTAGGAAGAGCAGAACCACAGCCATTAACGCTGTTGTCTGATGTAAGCCAGGTATATGCTTACTTCTCCATGAGTGAGCCGGACTTCCTGAAATTCAAAAATGAAACTGCGGGTAACAGCATCGCAGAAAAAGTAAAACAATTGCCGGCAGTAGAATTGAAACTCGCTGACAATAGCATATATACCGAAAAAGGTAAGATCGAAACCATGGAAGGTCAGTTTGATAAAACCATGGGAGCGGTTAGTTTCCGCGCCTCTTTCCCGAATGCAGCCGGTTTGCTGCGCTCCGGTAATACCGGTAAAATCCGTATTCCGGAACAGTTTTCACAGGCGGTAGTCATCCCTGCAGAAGCTACTTACGAAATGCAGGATAAAGTAATGGTGTTCCTGGTATCCGACAGCAATAAAGTAGTTGGCACTCCTATCACCATCGCCGGAAAAAGCGGTAACTACTACTTCGTTGATAAAGGGGTAAAAGCTGGCCAGAGTATCGTGTATGCAGGTCTTGACCGTTTGCACGATGGTACCGTAGTGGCCCCGCAGCATGTATCACTGGATAGCTTGCTGAAAGTAAGACCACTTTAA
- a CDS encoding AraC family transcriptional regulator translates to METVAKKPSIPVYNCDYTDGASFFIGKWKSCEDAGYDLGVPHRHNGYSIDILVKGSVKHAIDFRQYEVQAPAIMLMEPQQVHQHEMATDAEIINIYFTSEFLVPEMQGIVSCWRCIFSSGLIPLNEEQIAEVMSYADLITKEYNSNKLRKEAVIRNLLNALVIACGRISEPSGNWMNAESSQYNMARQFKMLVDQHFHVKPQVSDYAEMLFVSPGHLNDTVKALLGRNAKNIIDEKRIMEAKRLLYWEEHSIKQIAAMLNFEDDAYFNRFFKKHTGYTPVSFQRTIREKYN, encoded by the coding sequence ATGGAAACAGTAGCAAAGAAACCCAGTATACCTGTTTATAACTGTGATTATACGGATGGTGCCTCTTTCTTTATCGGGAAATGGAAAAGTTGTGAGGATGCCGGTTATGATCTGGGAGTACCCCATCGTCATAATGGATATAGTATCGATATATTAGTCAAAGGCAGCGTGAAGCATGCCATTGATTTCAGACAATACGAAGTACAGGCGCCAGCTATCATGCTGATGGAACCGCAACAGGTCCATCAGCATGAAATGGCCACCGATGCGGAAATCATCAATATTTATTTTACCAGTGAATTTCTGGTGCCGGAAATGCAAGGAATTGTAAGTTGCTGGCGTTGTATCTTTAGTTCGGGACTGATCCCCCTGAATGAAGAACAGATAGCAGAAGTCATGTCTTATGCCGATCTGATTACCAAGGAATATAACAGCAACAAACTTCGCAAGGAAGCCGTGATCCGGAATTTGCTGAATGCTTTAGTGATTGCATGTGGACGTATTTCAGAACCCAGTGGTAACTGGATGAATGCGGAGAGTTCGCAGTATAATATGGCCAGGCAGTTTAAAATGCTGGTAGACCAGCATTTCCATGTTAAACCGCAGGTATCGGATTATGCTGAAATGTTATTTGTATCACCAGGTCACCTGAATGATACGGTAAAAGCACTCCTGGGCAGAAACGCAAAAAACATTATCGACGAGAAGCGGATAATGGAAGCAAAGCGTTTATTGTATTGGGAAGAACACTCCATAAAACAGATTGCCGCCATGTTGAATTTTGAGGACGATGCTTACTTTAACCGGTTTTTTAAGAAGCATACCGGCTACACGCCCGTATCATTTCAACGTACTATCCGTGAAAAGTACAATTAA
- a CDS encoding Rrf2 family transcriptional regulator: MYCNKLDYRMNNGRFPISLHILTLLASANGELLSSDYIAGSININPVLVRKEISNLRNRGLVESKEGKNGGSTLARPAGDILLSEIYHAVQQVSLLGNSKNTPNPACLVGKQINQHLDHLYQEIESALVHKLEKITLADFLLQFG, translated from the coding sequence TTGTACTGTAATAAACTCGATTACAGAATGAACAATGGCCGGTTTCCCATCTCCTTACATATTCTCACACTGCTGGCCAGTGCGAATGGGGAATTATTGTCGTCTGACTACATTGCCGGCAGCATCAATATCAATCCGGTGCTGGTACGCAAAGAAATCAGCAATCTCCGGAACCGGGGCCTGGTGGAAAGCAAGGAAGGTAAAAACGGGGGTAGCACGCTGGCCCGGCCTGCCGGCGACATTCTCCTGTCGGAGATATACCACGCTGTACAACAGGTATCGCTGCTGGGCAACAGTAAAAACACGCCCAACCCGGCCTGTCTCGTAGGCAAACAGATTAACCAGCACCTGGATCATCTATACCAGGAAATAGAAAGTGCCCTGGTACACAAACTGGAGAAAATCACCCTGGCCGACTTCTTACTGCAGTTCGGATAA